From Quercus lobata isolate SW786 chromosome 11, ValleyOak3.0 Primary Assembly, whole genome shotgun sequence:
TTTTAACATTCTTGAGTCATATCTAAATTTACAGATCAATCTTTCTGTTACACTTTAATTAAGTCCATAGCTCAGCTAGACTGACCTTATCCACTGATgaatacaaaaacaatttctcaaTTCAACATTGGGTCggccttaaaaaataaaaaaataaagaattttgaGTACCCATGTCAAAGAAGCCAAACCCTCATAAAGAAGGCGACAATTTTATAAAGCAGACGTTGATTTATATCCACTTTCAACCATAGGAACAAATCAAAACATGTGTTGTATCATCAAAGTGGTTGAGCAATTATTTCACCTTTTGAATGGTGATTCAAATCTAGTGTTTGGGATTTGAATCTGGGTGCGGCTTGTGTCCAGTAAAAGTTATCACTAAATATGTTGGATTGTAGACACGTGTCCACTCTTGGACATGTGTCCGAATCCTGATGTGTCCAGTGATAACTTCCACTGGAcacctcttcttctttactatTCGTGTGATTTTGTGATGTACTTTGAAATTGCATGTTTTTGAAGTCAGGATGTATGATGGTTCCTGATAAAAATACTGGTGAAGGGACAAGGTCCCTAAATTTTGCTAAGCTTGACAATTAACAATTAATTTGAGTGAGAAAAGCATTGGTTTTAAAGCAGTAGGAATAAGATCAATGATGAACTTACAAAGAGAATGAAACATTGAGCCTAAACAATGTATCATTGACTGTTTAAAGTTGGCCCATCTGCCCCCACATCATGGCAATTATTGTAcatgctacattttttttttcatgtttaagcTCCATCTCTAATGGGTATCActatccttttcttttctttttaaaatctttgatGGGCTGAGTAGAGAATTCTTTGTGGTGCAATCCTAAttcccaataaaataaaatccctGATGTGGATGCATGCCCAATTGAAATTGGACAGTGATGTAATTCACTATTAAATCCACTTTGGTTGATTGAGAGATGACTATGACCTCTTATCACTTGAATAttctcttgaaaattttaatttatttttagtatgCTATATATGTAGGGTTTGTGTAGCTGAACTTTATGTTTTAATTCTCTgtttttatgttatattaatacAATTTCTttgtattatccaaaaaaaaaatatatatattttttattgttgacAAATTGTTAGGATCAGTTATGATAAGACAACATCTCATTAAGATTGATATAATATCACCTATTTTAACAcatattttttagcttttttattcATTCACTTTGTTATATGGATATACATATGGTGATGCACTGAAAATTAGTAAACTGAATACTCCGGGCTTCAATAGGTTAGTAGTTGCTTGAAAggtctaaaaagaaagaaacataagATCAAAGGTGACCGGGGTGAACCGACCAAGAACCCTTCGATACTTAAGttagttttctctctagaactCAAGAATTCCAACTTTAGGAGTGGTGGAAACTTACCTTCATTTGATATGGAtgagtccttttatagtgagtTTTGGAGCGGTTACTTGTTTACTAACTTCCTCAACGTGGATGGAAGTTAGAAAGTTCAGACTTATTTTTTACAACTGCTATCAGAAATTAAGAAATTAGTGGAAGGTTAAAGCGATGAATAAGGATTTTGCTCATACTTCAGAATAGTAGAACGTGGTCCGAATTATAAACTCTTGAACACAAATTTACTCTGATAATTTCTAAGTGTTGGGAGGTCATCTAAATGCTTCCATGCTGGACAACCTTCTTACACTTGGGCGACCTTATATTGGGACAACCTTTATAGACTTGGACGACACTATGGACGAATTGGAGTTTGGAGATAGTCCAATTTTGGTTCACCATCAACATATAACAAAGATGTAATTTTTGCATCAATTGGagtttctaaattaaaatatttgctTATGTTTAGTAGTTTATACTGCATaacattgataaaaaaaaatttaaaaaaaaaaaaccttctttaagtgaagaaaataaaactaagattatattttcaatttgattttcttttaatttatgtatGTTCTTCTTAATCTTTTGAATAGGTTAAGCTAATCTGATATCTTATCtaaatatgttttaaaaaacttGATGTCTTATATTCATATTAATCGGGTACCAACCTATGAAGTGATCAATTATGATAGATAATTTATCATatattatacaaaataataattttagtaaatCTAGTTCaatgattttaatttattactcTAGAGTCTAGAGGGCCCATTAGCCACTTGCTACCAACATGCTCTACCCCACAAACAAGTCAGAccatttgactaagtaatcaatTTGAAAACCCATGCATTGAACCACACACATAATAACTTAGTAGACGTGCCAaatgtaaacatttttttttttctttcataaattattgaaataagaagtttttttttttcttttttttattgtaattagaTGATcaagaaatttgaattttgaatgttCTGTCAGAAATACTATTACTTTAATACCACTTTATAACTTATATAAGTTTTCCACCTACTAATTAATTACAAACTTATATACCACCCTAACCATTTGTGACATTGTGTGTGAACAAAGTGTGTCACTAGACTttcttatataataataggttAACTACCAAATCAAATATCCCACCTTTGGCTATAAATGCTATTGTGCCATTAATTCCTAAGGACCTCTTGAATTTGTCAAACTTTTATACAAAGCTTCTCATTAAGAAGGTCTTCAATGGCCTATAGAAGAAGCACAGCCTCCTCTATCTTTGATGCCTTCTCTCTAAACCCTCTTCCATACCCAGTTCTGCTAATTCTAGCAGTGATCTCAATCTTTCTTGGCACCTCATGGTACTTCTCTTATGAGGAAGCTGTGGAAAGTGCTGAAGAACAAATGGGTTGGCTGCTTTTGGCCACACCTATAGTGTTACTCATCCT
This genomic window contains:
- the LOC115968804 gene encoding uncharacterized protein LOC115968804; the protein is MAYRRSTASSIFDAFSLNPLPYPVLLILAVISIFLGTSWYFSYEEAVESAEEQMGWLLLATPIVLLILVRWLSSMENPNFLFSMSPWDQRRRTHHRPSEGSSPWGVAALIVLLLVMVQYRSVFTDGWLV